The DNA window GTGGTATGTTTAAATTTAGATTTTTTTATTGGAAAAGGTTAAGAAAAACTAAACTGATAACTAAACTGCTTCTTGAAGCGCTGCTGTAATAAACATACAACTGAGTCTAGCCTACCTGGAGTGCACAACTGTGGGCCCTGAAGATTGAGAACTGTCAATATGTTGCCGAATGAGTCCACGGAACTGGATCAGTTCCTCGGTTCCCTTAGGAACACCATGGTCTGGCCAGGCGGTGAAGTGGAAATGTTTAACCCGTCTTTCCTCGGATTTGGCCtcctgacctcacacacacacacacacacacacacacacacacacaccacacaccacacaccacacaccacacaccacacaccacacaccacacacacacacacacacacacacacacacacacacacacacacacacacacaattgacacTCACTTATCCTTGAATTCTGAAAACAGTTTGGCTAAAAGAATAAGTTTTACCTTTTTTACGATCAATTCCCGGATGGTCCAGTTGGTGTCTTTACGCTCTGATGTCATGGTAATGAGTAGGTCACCATAGTAACATGGAGAAGGAGGCCAATACTGGTCGCACTTAGCCTGAAAGTCAGGATTAAAAAATGCAACTGATAATGAGGGACAGAACAAAACTGATTTAACATCACTTGTTCAGTTTGTAATAGTCTGTGGGCCCTATCTTACACCCAGTCCATGATGGCGCTAAGTGTGTCATTAGACTCGTTCTTCTCTCATACCCAACACAgagacatttttgttttgccaAGTGCTTGAGTTGTGGTGAGGTGCCTGGTTACAAAGAGGTGACAGATGTCACTGTCATTGGTCTAATGGATTttatgcccaaaacacacccatgactaattaagaaacataagaacCACCCTCTtgaaaaaatgttttgcctgatCACTTATTACTCTGtcaaaatattacattttggACAGGGCTTGTCCTAAAatgctatctatctatttatctatccatctatctatctatctatctatctatctatcgcaCCCACTCGTCATACACACCCAGTAATGTGGTCTAGGTGATACACAGGTCTGCGTAGTATACATCAAGATGCATCAAGATTTCTGTATAAATCCACTTATCCAAGGATATGTACCagcaaacattttcaaaaaatttTGACGTGATATATTTTTACAAACAAGATTTGACATTTCAACGCTGGATATGGAAAACACTCTTTCCAACAAGGCAGCACTCTCCCACTCGTCACCCTGAGCACAGGCTACCAACCTACTGTAAGCAatatcacagtatacccactagaTCGACAGCACACTAGACTACACCATACTCACCTTTCTTTTCTCTACACAGTTGGTTACCATGACAATCCGCTCAGACTTTTGCTCCCAGATCATTCTCCAGAAGTCACTGACGGTGGAGCTGAGTGGACCTTGAGCCGCAATGTATTCCATCTTCTTGCCCCCATAGCCCTTATAGATAAGAATGCAGTGTGTCTTTACCATGTTTTTTCTGCTGCCTAGCTGCCTTGCACTGTTTCAGAACATGGCCAATGTAGACTTACGGGTATGAAGTTGGCGTTGATGTAGTCTGAGTTCTGGCCACGTCTACTGAGCTTCACACGAGAACAGTCATCTATACAAACAGGGTGAAATCatttggttgagtgtgtgtttgtgtagagtaGGTTGCAGAGGGGCATGTGTGCAAGTTGCTTACATGGAAGTATATCAGTGAATCTGTTTTTGCTCTTGTTGTCTGGAAGAGTTGCTTCATGTTGAGTTAGGTCTGCTCCTACAGTGCTAAATTGCttttaaacacagacaaacaaaatgaaCACACCTGTGACTGGTAAAATGCAGTATAGTAAATGATTGAAACACTCAAAACAGACTTGACTTTCATAACAAACTTCTCATCTATCTCTGTGAATTCTGTTGTATCTCACCAAATATTCTACTAAGAACTCTCGATTCTCATCACGGCTCAAGCGGGAGAAATGATCTGGAAATTTCTTCACTGAAATGGCTCTGAATGATGAAAATGAGCAAATATTTGCTAACTTTATAAACACAAAATATGAACTGTGACAAGACTTTCTCGTAATAATATAATCACTCATGAACAGCAGGAAAGCTGATCATTTtttacagtaaataaataaattctatTACATAAATTAATTATTCaatacaatatactgtaataaattaataaaacatacacaaattTGACTTGTGAAGGATCAGTGTCTGAACGCCTTTCATACATTGACATGTGTACTTTGCTGTCCAGGAAAGAAACAGAATGTAAACATTTTGAAGTTAGCAACTACTGCTTGAAATGTAAAGTCCAGTTATTTTTCTTGTGAAATGGTTTTGTCCAAAAGTAACCTGAGCAACTTGGGCTTTCTTCGCAGCACAAACACTCCCATGGCTACCAGGAGGCCCAGCAGAATGATGACCAGCACTGGAACCCAGATCACCGCTGAGGGGAACAGAGCAGGTacagacacagggacacacaggaGATCTCATTATCTGATTTAACAGCAAACATTTCAATTCATGATGTATTAATAATCTGTAATAGTTTAATTGGAGGAGATGCCATTACACATGAGGTGAAAAGATATATACCTCTCTGTTACTTTGCATACACAATTCTACACCATTGAAAATTCATCACATATTTTAGCCTGGTTGGCCAAAGGCTACCTCTCATGCTAATATAGACAGCAGTTTCATTACAGATATATTACAATATTTTATCACTATTCGAATATATTACTCAAAACTTCAtgacagaaaaacacaatttCTCATTGCAAATTCTTACTCGATTGAGTTTGACAGCTGAATGATTGAGTTAAACCCCTTGTGGCTCCAGAGAGTgttgtgatgctgatgctgtAGGTCTTTGCAGGCTGCAGCCCTTCCACTTGCTGTTCTGTTTCTGGTTTCACAACATAACTTTTCCCACTCACATtcacctccactccactccacacaccgATTGGTTTCTCCCATTTCAGACTCACAGAGTAGTCTCCACCATCACAACTAAAATAGGGCACTATTGCTGgaactgtaactgtaaccaAAATCATAGGGGGGTTTTAATAAAAGTAGATGCTATAATACCTGGGCAATATTGGTCACAAAGTTATCaaatatattgtatattgcATTGTATAGTCAGAGTGGGACTCGGAAAGTACTCACCAAGAGTTAaactgtgtgtgcattgtgggaGTAACTCCTGACCAAACTCATAATACAGTGATACAATGTAAGTATCCCCAGGATGAAGGTTTGAGAAGGACACTTTGTTTCCCTCCTTAATTCCATTCACATCACTTCCATTATTAGCTGTTGCCGTGGTGAACTCCCCCAGAACCTCTGCCTCAATGGTGAAGTTGCTGACGATCCACCGTGAGGCAGCACAGTTGATTTCtttgaaaaaagacaaaaaagtgctGTTTGTAACCCATTAAAACAATTGATAGATTATAAACATAATACATTTCTGAAAAGTTC is part of the Sardina pilchardus chromosome 22, fSarPil1.1, whole genome shotgun sequence genome and encodes:
- the LOC134069668 gene encoding receptor-type tyrosine-protein phosphatase H-like, which encodes MKQRPTLMDQMERPQSPLAVTEVNVVTRSETQLELEWNKVNNNNNYTYILRCSDGAETSIIGSDEGNTVDVVTRSETHLELEWTKVNNNKNYNYILRYDGTETPITGSDAGTTVKYRVSSLSAGTEYSFTIFTVFERVRSGGYIFSEVTKINCAASRWIVSNFTIEAEVLGEFTTATANNGSDVNGIKEGNKVSFSNLHPGDTYIVSLYYEFAVIWVPVLVIILLGLLVAMGVFVLRRKPKLLRAISVKKFPDHFSRLSRDENREFLVEYLQFSTVGADLTQHEATLPDNKSKNRFTDILPYDCSRVKLSRRGQNSDYINANFIPGYGGKKMEYIAAQGPLSSTVSDFWRMIWEQKSERIVMVTNCVEKRKAKCDQYWPPSPCYYGDLLITMTSERKDTNWTIRELIVKKEAKSEERRVKHFHFTAWPDHGVPKGTEELIQFRGLIRQHIDSSQSSGPTVVHSSAGVGRTGTLIALDVLLQQVEREQAVDIAGFVHRMRRHRPRMVQTESQYIFLHQCIKDFLTQKKPEEPLYVNTVIYENTAAI